A stretch of the Oxyura jamaicensis isolate SHBP4307 breed ruddy duck chromosome 4, BPBGC_Ojam_1.0, whole genome shotgun sequence genome encodes the following:
- the LOC118166247 gene encoding ubiquitin carboxyl-terminal hydrolase 12-like isoform X1, whose protein sequence is MEALMTVRRLASICTMGANASALEKEIGPEQFPVNEHYFGLVNFGNTCYCNSVLQALYFCRPFREKVLAYKVQPRKKESLLTCLSDLFNSIATQKKKVGVIPPKKFISRLRKENELFDNYMQQDAHEFLNYLLNTIADLLQEEKKQEKQNGKLQNGSIESEEGEKTDLTWVHEIFQGTLTNETRCLNCEAVSSKDEDFLDLSVDVEQNTSITHCLRGFSNTETLCSEYKYYCEQCRSKQEAQKRMRVKKLPMILALHLKRFKYMDQLHRYTKLSYRVVFPLELRLFNTSGDATNPDRMYDLVAVVVHCGSGPNRGHYITIVKSHGFWLLFDDDIVEKIDAQAIEEFYGLTSDISKNSESGYILFYQSRD, encoded by the exons aTGGAGGCGCTGATGACGGTCCGGAGACTCGCCTCCATCTGTACCATG GGCGCCAATGCCTCTGCTTTGGAGAAAGAGATTGGTCCTGAGCAGTTCCCTGTGAATGAGCATTACTTTGGCTTGGTCAAT TTCGGCAATACCTGCTACTGCAACTCAGTCTTACAGGCACTTTATTTTTGTCGTCCATTTCGGGAAAAAGTTTTGGCATACAAAGTGCAGCCTCGAAAGAAGGAAAGCCTCCTGACATGCCTCTCTGATCTCTTCAACAGTATTGCTACGCAAAAGAAGAAGGTGGGAGTCATCCCACCCAAGAAATTTATTTCCCgattgaggaaagaaaatg AATTGTTTGATAATTATATGCAGCAGGATGCACATGAATTCCTGAACTACCTACTTAACACTATTGCTGACTTActgcaagaggagaaaaagcaggagaagcagaatgGCAAGCTCCAGAATGGCAGCATTGAGAGcgaagaaggggaaaagactGATCTGACGTGGGTCCATGAAATCTTCCAAGGAACACTAACCAATGAAACCAGATGTCTTAACTGTGAGGCT gttagTAGCAAAGATGAGGACTTTCTGGATCTGTCGGTTGATGTGGAACAAAATACATCAATTACACACTGTCTAAG AGGGTTTAGTAATACTGAAACTTTATGCAGTGAATATAAATACTATTGTGAGCAGTGCCGCAGTAAAcaggaagcacagaaaag aatgaGAGTGAAAAAGTTGCCTATGATTCTAGCTCTGCACTTAAAAAGGTTCAAATACATGGACCAGCTGCATCGATACACCAAACTTTCCTACCGTGTAGTCTTTCCCTTGGAGCTTCGGCTCTTTAACACATCAGGAGATGCTACAAATCCTGACAGAATGTATGACCTTGTGGCTGTAGTTGTTCACTGCGGCAG TGGTCCAAATCGTGGACATTATATCACCATTGTGAAGAGCCATGGCTTTTGGTTGCTGTTTGATGATGACATTGTAGAG aaaatcgATGCCCAGGCCATTGAAGAGTTCTATGGGTTAACATCAGACATTTCCAAAAACTCAGAATCTGGCTATATCCTCTTCTACCAGTCAAGAGACTAA
- the LOC118166247 gene encoding ubiquitin carboxyl-terminal hydrolase 12-like isoform X2 gives MSITLAWSIIATQKKKVGVIPPKKFISRLRKENELFDNYMQQDAHEFLNYLLNTIADLLQEEKKQEKQNGKLQNGSIESEEGEKTDLTWVHEIFQGTLTNETRCLNCEAVSSKDEDFLDLSVDVEQNTSITHCLRGFSNTETLCSEYKYYCEQCRSKQEAQKRMRVKKLPMILALHLKRFKYMDQLHRYTKLSYRVVFPLELRLFNTSGDATNPDRMYDLVAVVVHCGSGPNRGHYITIVKSHGFWLLFDDDIVEKIDAQAIEEFYGLTSDISKNSESGYILFYQSRD, from the exons ATGAGCATTACTTTGGCTTGGTCAAT TATTGCTACGCAAAAGAAGAAGGTGGGAGTCATCCCACCCAAGAAATTTATTTCCCgattgaggaaagaaaatg AATTGTTTGATAATTATATGCAGCAGGATGCACATGAATTCCTGAACTACCTACTTAACACTATTGCTGACTTActgcaagaggagaaaaagcaggagaagcagaatgGCAAGCTCCAGAATGGCAGCATTGAGAGcgaagaaggggaaaagactGATCTGACGTGGGTCCATGAAATCTTCCAAGGAACACTAACCAATGAAACCAGATGTCTTAACTGTGAGGCT gttagTAGCAAAGATGAGGACTTTCTGGATCTGTCGGTTGATGTGGAACAAAATACATCAATTACACACTGTCTAAG AGGGTTTAGTAATACTGAAACTTTATGCAGTGAATATAAATACTATTGTGAGCAGTGCCGCAGTAAAcaggaagcacagaaaag aatgaGAGTGAAAAAGTTGCCTATGATTCTAGCTCTGCACTTAAAAAGGTTCAAATACATGGACCAGCTGCATCGATACACCAAACTTTCCTACCGTGTAGTCTTTCCCTTGGAGCTTCGGCTCTTTAACACATCAGGAGATGCTACAAATCCTGACAGAATGTATGACCTTGTGGCTGTAGTTGTTCACTGCGGCAG TGGTCCAAATCGTGGACATTATATCACCATTGTGAAGAGCCATGGCTTTTGGTTGCTGTTTGATGATGACATTGTAGAG aaaatcgATGCCCAGGCCATTGAAGAGTTCTATGGGTTAACATCAGACATTTCCAAAAACTCAGAATCTGGCTATATCCTCTTCTACCAGTCAAGAGACTAA
- the LOC118166246 gene encoding G-protein coupled receptor 12-like translates to MLHGPGALGGPWQPPQQQQQRLPGLGTASVPSAWPSAAAAAAAAAGGGPGTATPGGGGGGGDGDGGGGGGGGGGSPAGGGVGGPVSPWDIALCATGTAVAAENALVLAVLFYTPSLRAPTFVLIGSLALADLLAGLGLVGNFAVRYLLRPPSEAAELGAAGLLLAAFSASVCSLLAITVDRYLSLYNALTYHSERTLGFTCATVLLMWALCLGVGLLPLLGWNCLREPSACSVLRPVTKDNAAVLAVAFLLLFALMLQLYLQICKIAFRHAQQIAVQHQFIATAQATSTRKGLSTLSLILGTFALCWIPLAIYSLVADSSYPAVYTYSLALPATCNSLINPIIYAFRNPDIQKSLWLACCGCIPSAFSSRPRTSSDV, encoded by the coding sequence ATGCTGCACGGCCCCGGCGCCCTGGGGGGGCCGTggcagcccccgcagcagcagcagcagcggctccCGGGGCTCGGCACCGCCTCGGTGCCCAGCGCCTGGccctcggcggcggcggcggcggcggcggctgcgggggggggcccgggcACGGCGACCCCGGGAGGCGGTGGCGGAGGAGGCGACggcgacggcggcggcggcggaggaggaggaggggggtcCCCGGCCGGGGGCGGCGTGGGGGGCCCGGTGAGCCCCTGGGACATCGCGCTGTGCGCCACGGGCACGGCGGTGGCGGCGGAGAACGCGCTGGTGCTGGCGGTGCTGTTCTACACGCCCAGCCTGCGGGCTCCCACCTTCGTGCTGATCGGCAGCCTGGCGCTGGCCGACCTGCtggccgggctggggctggtgggcaACTTCGCCGTGCGCTACCTGCTGCGGCCCCCCAGCGAGGCGGCGGagctgggggcggcggggctgctgctggccgccTTCTCCGCCTCGGTGTGCAGCCTGCTGGCCATCACGGTGGACCGCTACCTGTCGCTGTACAACGCGCTCACCTACCACAGCGAGCGCACGCTGGGCTTCACCTGCGCCACGGTGCTGCTGATGTGGGCGCTGTGCCTGGGCGTggggctgctgccgctgctgggCTGGAACTGCCTGCGGGAGCCCAGCGCCTGCAGCGTGCTGCGCCCCGTCACCAAGGACAACGCGGCCGTGCTGGCCGTcgccttcctgctgctcttcGCCCTGATGCTGCAGCTCTACCTGCAGATCTGCAAGATCGCCTTCCGGCACGCCCAGCAGATCGCCGTGCAGCACCAGTTCATCGCCACGGCGCAGGCCACCTCCACCCGCAAAGGGCTCTCCACGCTCTCGCTCATCCTCGGCACCTTCGCCCTGTGCTGGATCCCCTTGGCCATCTACTCGCTGGTGGCCGACTCCAGCTACCCCGCCGTCTACACCTACTCCCTGGCGCTGCCCGCCACCTGCAACTCCCTCATCAACCCCATCATCTACGCCTTCCGCAACCCCGACATCCAGAAGTCGCTCTGGCTGGCCTGCTGCGGCTGCAtcccctctgccttctcctccaggccaAGGACATCCAGCGACGTGTGA